One genomic region from Sphingobacterium multivorum encodes:
- the aroQ gene encoding type II 3-dehydroquinate dehydratase, with the protein MKKILILNGPNLNLLGVREKSIYGSQDFLSYFEELKQQFETVELAYFQSNSEGGLIDKIHEVGFEFDGIVLNAGAYTHTSVAIGDAIAAITTPVIEVHISNVHQREEFRHHSFLAKNCKGVICGFGLDSYRLGIEAFIK; encoded by the coding sequence ATGAAAAAAATCCTCATATTGAATGGCCCAAATTTGAATTTGTTGGGTGTAAGGGAGAAATCAATTTATGGTAGCCAGGACTTCCTGAGCTATTTTGAAGAACTAAAACAACAATTTGAAACGGTGGAATTAGCCTATTTTCAAAGCAATTCTGAAGGGGGATTAATCGATAAGATACACGAAGTCGGCTTTGAATTTGATGGAATTGTATTGAATGCTGGAGCTTATACACACACTTCAGTTGCGATTGGCGATGCAATTGCAGCAATCACAACACCAGTTATCGAAGTTCACATAAGCAATGTCCATCAAAGAGAGGAATTTCGCCATCATTCGTTCCTCGCAAAGAATTGTAAAGGGGTGATCTGTGGTTTTGGTTTGGATAGTTACAGATTGGGAATCGAGGCATTTATTAAATAA
- a CDS encoding bifunctional riboflavin kinase/FAD synthetase, which yields MKIYRSLDDFSPVENAVVTIGTFDGVHIGHQKILAHLKEAAHKINGETILLTFFPHPRLIINPDDDSLRLINDIEEKVSQLSKVGIDHLIIIPFSRDFSNQTPEEYISNVLVGKLGTKKIVIGYDHHFGKDRKGTMGDLEQFASIFDYSVDEIPEQDINDIAVSSTRVREALIKGDIRTANLYLGYPFELTGTVIRGDQIGRTIGFPTANLQVHEPHKLIPAYGIYAVEVYIYNHIQNITTGEYKEESPVSIAKGMGYIGTRPTVDGMNRAIEISLFDFDQDIYGKTLRVKFLHFIRHDERFDSLEEMKAQIKADEVEIRSLIG from the coding sequence ATGAAAATCTACAGAAGTTTAGATGATTTCTCACCAGTTGAAAATGCAGTTGTAACCATCGGTACTTTCGATGGTGTTCATATTGGCCATCAAAAAATATTGGCTCACCTAAAGGAAGCAGCTCATAAAATCAATGGTGAGACAATTTTGCTTACTTTTTTCCCACATCCACGATTGATTATCAATCCAGACGATGATAGTTTACGCCTGATCAATGATATCGAAGAAAAGGTCAGTCAATTAAGCAAAGTGGGAATTGACCACTTAATTATCATTCCTTTTTCCCGTGATTTTTCAAATCAGACTCCAGAAGAATACATTAGCAATGTTCTTGTCGGCAAACTGGGTACAAAAAAGATCGTAATAGGTTATGATCACCATTTCGGAAAAGATCGAAAAGGTACTATGGGCGATTTAGAACAGTTTGCATCTATATTTGACTACAGCGTTGACGAAATTCCAGAGCAAGATATCAATGATATTGCAGTGTCCTCTACACGCGTGCGTGAAGCGCTTATAAAAGGCGATATAAGAACGGCTAATCTCTATTTAGGTTATCCTTTTGAATTAACAGGAACTGTGATTAGAGGCGACCAAATTGGGCGTACAATCGGATTTCCAACAGCAAACCTCCAGGTTCACGAACCGCATAAATTAATACCGGCCTATGGCATTTATGCGGTCGAGGTATACATTTATAATCATATCCAAAACATCACTACGGGCGAGTATAAAGAGGAAAGTCCAGTATCAATTGCGAAAGGCATGGGCTATATCGGTACCAGACCAACCGTTGATGGCATGAATCGGGCAATTGAAATCAGCCTTTTCGATTTTGATCAGGATATTTATGGCAAGACGCTACGCGTCAAGTTCCTTCATTTTATACGACATGATGAACGCTTTGACTCACTTGAAGAAATGAAAGCTCAGATCAAAGCAGACGAAGTCGAAATTAGAAGTCTTATTGGTTAG